The following is a genomic window from bacterium.
ATTGATCTGCCACCCGACCAAATTCGCCTGGCCCGATTGGATGAACCATAAATCTCGGAGTCGGTGTGGGGGGATTGGCCCGCGTCTTCGTCGGCACTATGACAATTCGGTCGCTGATGAATTGCTTCAGATACTTCCCGACCGTTCGTACAGAGCCAACGTTCCCCTGCTGTATCAAGGCCCAGATCACGCCTTCATCACCAAGGCGATTGCGCGAATGATCGACAAGCCATCCAACCAACGCGGAACCTACCCCCTGCCCGCGCAAACCTGGATGCACTACAAGGCTGTTGAGCAGAGCGTATGGCCGCAAACGACCCTCAAACTGACATTGCCCGAATCGGGTCAAACAAGCACCAACGAGACCATCATAATCGGGGCTCTCTGCTGCAACGCCGACGAAGTCGCCTTGCATTGCTCTGAGGGCCTCAAAAGCATCGATCTCGAAGTGGGAGGCGGTGCTGATTCGGCCAGTATCTGGGCTATCGTCCATCAACTTCCCCAATGCTTGACTGTCTTGCGGATATAGCTGACGCAAAGAGAACTGCGCTTTCATATCGACTAATGACCTCCATCAAAACGCTGCCAGGTCTTGGCCGAGTGATAGAACACTCGAAGGGACAATCGGTCCACCGGCAGGCTAAAGTCCCGGTTCAGGCGCGCGCGGCTTCATGCGCGTCGCCTGGAACCGGCTGTTAGGCACATTCCTACGGGCGGCCATACCATTGAAGTTTGACGCCCTTCGTCGCAAGCAGATCGTCCATCTTCGCCGTGAGGGCTCGAAAATCACTTCTCGACCCCATAGCGCGAAACTGCGCGACTAATGCCCGACGATCAGGCTCGGCGACGTGGGGCGCTGAAATGGCAAGATTTCGTTGAAAAACGCGCCATACGAGAACCGCTTCGTTTGCAATTTGAAAGCCTGAGCAAAGAAGACCGAACATCAGAAGAGACAACAGGAAGCCGCAGAT
Proteins encoded in this region:
- a CDS encoding GNAT family N-acetyltransferase, which gives rise to MKAQFSLRQLYPQDSQALGKLMDDSPDTGRISTASHFEIDAFEALRAMQGDFVGVAAESPDYDGLVGACLTRFGQCQFEGRLRPYALLNSLVVHPGLRGQGVGSALVGWLVDHSRNRLGDEGVIWALIQQGNVGSVRTVGKYLKQFISDRIVIVPTKTRANPPTPTPRFMVHPIGPGEFGRVADQLNSFYRDFNFYEPETADSLASWYASTPFDTPFRHYLVVTDSEGAIHAGAGVSELYRLRTLHVRQMPSALYVLNTFLRMVPSDGIAKELVLSKIWLAPGGMQAAKYLFETIRWRWREKASLLMVWVDKGNPVLEALNLRPWTPVTKSAVAIDNPEAMSTSRLVYFD